In Deinococcota bacterium, the following proteins share a genomic window:
- a CDS encoding ATP-binding cassette domain-containing protein — MKEPRMKEPGILHKIFALLSPKERRHVVLLMFPVVVMAFVQVLGIASITPLLALLANPDVIHSNRWLNWLYTSLNFSSTNSFLIFLGVVALVAIAFSNGFTALTMWALDRFTWRQNHTISKRLLDDYLHRPYVFYLSRNTANLSKNILAEVNQVVTNILVPGMQLIAKAAVTVFILALLVYVDPLLAVAAALVLGGAYLVIYTTVRKKLGRIGKERVEAGRQLFQIAGEAFGGIKDVKILGKEQDFIKQFSAPSLLYSNHMATKHIIGILPKYALETVAFGGILLIILYLLVLERDISQVLPLLGLYAVAIYRLMPALQQIFQSVTKIRFHLAALDVLYKDVHYQPGEAPMRHIDRDNIKPLPFRRKLELRDITFRYPGAKAPVFEDFNLTIDANSSVAFVGATGSGKTTTVDIILGLIRPERGRLLVDDAEIGDGNLANWQKNLGYVPQHIYL; from the coding sequence ATGAAAGAACCTCGAATGAAAGAACCCGGCATCCTCCACAAGATCTTCGCACTCCTCTCTCCCAAGGAACGCCGGCACGTCGTCTTGCTCATGTTCCCGGTGGTCGTCATGGCCTTTGTGCAGGTGCTCGGCATCGCCTCGATCACGCCCCTGCTGGCCCTCCTCGCAAATCCCGACGTTATCCACAGCAACCGTTGGCTCAACTGGCTCTACACCAGCCTGAACTTCTCGAGCACCAACAGCTTTCTTATCTTTCTCGGGGTGGTTGCCCTGGTGGCCATCGCCTTCAGCAACGGCTTCACCGCCCTCACCATGTGGGCGCTCGACCGCTTTACCTGGCGGCAAAACCACACCATCTCCAAACGGCTGCTCGACGACTACCTGCACCGGCCCTATGTCTTCTATCTGAGCCGCAACACCGCCAACCTCAGCAAGAACATCCTGGCGGAGGTCAACCAGGTGGTCACCAACATCCTCGTGCCCGGCATGCAGCTCATCGCCAAAGCGGCGGTGACGGTCTTCATCCTGGCCCTCCTCGTCTACGTCGACCCGCTGCTGGCCGTAGCGGCCGCCTTGGTTCTCGGCGGTGCCTACCTAGTCATCTATACAACGGTGCGAAAAAAGCTCGGACGGATCGGCAAGGAGCGGGTAGAGGCGGGCAGACAGCTCTTCCAGATCGCCGGCGAAGCCTTTGGCGGCATCAAGGACGTGAAGATCCTGGGCAAGGAACAGGATTTTATCAAGCAGTTTTCGGCCCCTTCCCTGCTCTATTCCAACCACATGGCCACAAAACACATCATCGGCATCCTGCCCAAGTACGCGCTCGAGACCGTCGCCTTTGGCGGCATCTTGCTGATCATCCTCTACCTGCTGGTCTTGGAGCGTGACATCAGCCAGGTATTGCCCCTGCTGGGCCTCTACGCGGTCGCCATCTACCGGCTCATGCCCGCCCTGCAGCAGATCTTTCAGTCCGTCACCAAGATCAGGTTCCACTTGGCGGCGCTCGACGTGCTCTACAAGGACGTTCATTACCAGCCGGGCGAAGCACCCATGAGGCATATCGACCGCGACAACATCAAGCCCCTGCCCTTCAGGCGCAAGCTCGAGCTGCGCGACATCACCTTCCGCTACCCCGGCGCCAAAGCGCCCGTCTTCGAAGACTTCAACCTTACTATCGACGCCAACTCCTCGGTCGCCTTTGTGGGGGCGACGGGCTCGGGCAAGACCACCACGGTCGACATCATCCTGGGCCTGATCCGGCCGGAGCGCGGCCGGCTGCTCGTCGACGACGCCGAGATCGGTGACGGCAACCTCGCCAACTGGCAGAAAAACCTGGGCTACGTTCCCCAGCACATCTACCT
- a CDS encoding GDP-mannose 4,6-dehydratase, which yields MSRKHALVTGGAGFIGSHLVDSLLEDGWRVTALDNFDPSYDPAIKERNVRGHLEHPNYRLEREDILDLEALKQRLPGGYDVIVHLAAKAGVRPSIMDPIGYQEVNVRGTQNLLELAREWGAEQFVFASSSSVYGVNPKVPWREEDCVLAPISPYASTKVSGELLGHVYSHLYGIRFVALRFFTVYGPRQRPDLAIHKFARLMLEDEALPYFGDGSSRRDYTYVADIVSGVRAAMDYRKSLYEVVNLGNNRTVSLGELVEGLEKVLGKEAKLDLQPMQPGDVPQTWASVDKAKCLFGYQPKTRLEDGLQRFSRWLLQSRLQSQLQSQWPLEDARLPKESL from the coding sequence ATGAGCCGAAAACATGCGCTGGTGACCGGGGGTGCCGGCTTTATCGGCAGCCATCTCGTCGATAGCCTTTTGGAAGACGGCTGGCGGGTCACCGCGCTCGACAACTTCGACCCCTCCTATGACCCCGCGATCAAGGAGCGCAACGTCAGGGGTCACCTCGAGCACCCGAACTACCGCCTCGAGCGTGAAGATATCCTCGACCTGGAGGCCCTCAAGCAAAGGCTTCCCGGAGGCTATGATGTCATCGTGCATCTCGCGGCCAAGGCCGGCGTGCGCCCCAGCATCATGGACCCTATCGGCTACCAGGAGGTCAACGTCCGCGGCACCCAGAACCTGCTCGAGCTCGCCCGTGAATGGGGCGCCGAACAGTTCGTCTTCGCCTCGTCGAGCAGCGTCTACGGCGTCAATCCTAAGGTCCCCTGGCGCGAGGAGGACTGCGTCCTGGCGCCGATCAGTCCCTACGCCAGCACCAAGGTGAGCGGTGAACTCCTGGGTCACGTCTACAGCCACCTCTACGGTATCCGCTTCGTGGCCTTGCGCTTTTTCACGGTTTACGGCCCGCGGCAGCGCCCCGACTTAGCCATTCACAAGTTCGCGCGGCTGATGCTCGAGGACGAGGCGCTGCCCTACTTCGGTGACGGCAGCAGCCGCCGCGACTACACCTATGTCGCCGACATCGTCTCGGGCGTGCGGGCGGCTATGGACTACCGCAAAAGCCTTTATGAGGTCGTAAACCTCGGCAACAACCGCACCGTCAGCCTGGGCGAGCTGGTCGAGGGTTTGGAAAAGGTTCTGGGCAAGGAGGCAAAGCTCGACCTTCAGCCCATGCAGCCGGGCGACGTACCGCAGACCTGGGCGTCGGTCGACAAGGCCAAGTGTCTTTTCGGTTACCAGCCGAAGACTAGGCTGGAGGACGGTTTGCAGCGCTTCTCACGGTGGCTGCTACAATCACGGTTGCAATCACAGTTGCAATCACAGTGGCCCCTCGAAGACGCCCGGCTCCCGAAAGAATCCCTATGA